The following coding sequences are from one Dehalococcoidia bacterium window:
- the ispH gene encoding 4-hydroxy-3-methylbut-2-enyl diphosphate reductase — MEPEAAVPVAAAALSVERVLVAHPHGYCAGVLFALRGADLARQIYPDRPVWVYHEIVHNPDPVNELRALGVEFCDDVAEAPDGAVLLFSAHGVSPAVRAQAAARDFHAVIDLTCPLVARVHEAVLRHAADQIILIGKRAHDEITGTLGEVPDRTHVVSSIADVERLELPPDDQIVFVTQTTWSIQDAQAIIAAIRRRYPRARPAIATAAEAAGANEHASICYATENRQQAVIAGARRADVVLVIGGDKSENTANLVHTARAHGAQSQRVQDV; from the coding sequence ATGGAACCCGAAGCCGCCGTTCCCGTTGCAGCCGCGGCCCTGAGCGTCGAGCGCGTGCTCGTGGCGCATCCGCACGGCTATTGCGCCGGCGTGCTCTTCGCCCTGCGCGGCGCCGACCTGGCGCGGCAGATCTACCCCGACCGGCCGGTATGGGTCTATCACGAGATCGTGCACAACCCCGACCCGGTGAACGAGCTGCGGGCGCTCGGCGTCGAGTTTTGCGACGACGTGGCCGAGGCGCCGGACGGAGCCGTACTGCTGTTCAGTGCGCACGGCGTCTCGCCGGCGGTGCGGGCGCAGGCGGCGGCGCGCGATTTTCATGCCGTGATCGACCTCACCTGCCCGCTGGTCGCCCGCGTGCACGAGGCCGTGCTGCGCCACGCCGCCGACCAGATCATCCTCATCGGCAAGCGCGCCCACGATGAGATCACGGGTACGCTGGGCGAGGTGCCCGACCGTACGCACGTCGTCTCCTCGATCGCCGACGTGGAGCGGCTAGAGTTGCCGCCGGATGATCAGATCGTCTTCGTCACGCAGACGACCTGGAGCATCCAGGACGCACAGGCGATCATCGCCGCGATCCGCCGGCGCTATCCTCGCGCCCGGCCGGCGATCGCCACCGCGGCAGAGGCGGCCGGCGCCAACGAGCACGCCTCGATCTGCTACGCGACGGAGAACCGCCAGCAGGCGGTGATCGCCGGGGCGCGCCGGGCGGACGTGGTGCTGGTGATCGGCGGCGACAAGAGCGAGAACACGGCAAATCTTGTGCACACGGCGCGGGCGCACGGGGCGCAAAGCCAGCGCGTGCAGGACGT